One stretch of Arachis hypogaea cultivar Tifrunner chromosome 20, arahy.Tifrunner.gnm2.J5K5, whole genome shotgun sequence DNA includes these proteins:
- the LOC112783975 gene encoding pathogenesis-related protein 1-like — MKTCKISFSPITILGSLLCIMGYVYAHDSPKDYVDAHNVARSEVGEPSLIWDDSVAAYAQNYANQRRKDCQLIHSHGPYGENLAWSSSNDFSGVDGVKLWVDEKAYFDYMSNSCADNQMCGHYTQVVWKNTLRVGCAKVICDNNGGTFITCNYDPPGNYIGQRPY; from the coding sequence ATGAAAACATGCAAGATTTCATTTTCTCCTATCACTATCTTAGGTTCATTATTATGCATTATGGGTTATGTATATGCTCATGATTCACCAAAAGACTATGTTGATGCACACAATGTAGCAAGATCAGAAGTGGGAGAACCAAGTTTGATTTGGGACGATTCTGTTGCAGCATATGCACAAAACTATGCCAATCAACGGCGAAAAGATTGCCAGCTGATCCATTCACATGGCCCTTATGGAGAGAACCTTGCATGGAGTAGCAGTAATGATTTTTCAGGTGTAGATGGTGTGAAATTATGGGTAGACGAAAAGGCATACTTTGATTACATGTCAAACTCATGTGCTGATAATCAAATGTGTGGTCATTATACTCAAGTGGTTTGGAAAAACACATTGCGCGTTGGTTGTGCCAAAGTGATTTGCGACAATAATGGAGGCACTTTCATTACTTGCAACTATGATCCTCCTGGCAATTACATTGGGCAGAGaccttattaa